The Carassius carassius chromosome 28, fCarCar2.1, whole genome shotgun sequence region TGCCAAAATGCTGCCCAAACCCCATTTGTTGCTTCGAGTGATGGCTcacccaaaattgtaaattctaaacctgtatgactttcttctctagaaaaaagttactttttttaataatctttccaTATTACAGTTAATGTACAGATTTATCAcagaatacaggtttggaaggacatgagggtgtgtaaataatgacagaattttcattcaacATTTGATTGGGTTCTACTCAAAGGATTTCAATCCGAAACCTTTAATTCGGCAATCTTCCAAAACATCCAAAGCTTCTTTCTAGGTCATATGaattttacttgttttacatCTCTAAAGTAAATGTATTAAGTGTACTGTAATGTATTGCATATCAAGACAATGTAAAGATAATTTGCAGCAGCAGGTTCTGTTTAAGCTTGGCTTTTATCTGCAGCAGCTGTATAATTGCCTGCACATGCCCCTTTTTGCCTCAACCAGATTTCCCAGCTGACTACAGAGAAACTGTTTTACTTTGAGCACCACCTTGTGGCTACGGCAGAAACCATGATTCAAGTTGACAAACTTCTCTTTTTCATGACATTTCACAGACAGAACGTGATATATCTGGCATCATGccataattcaataaataaatattactaataataattcagCCAGAATAACTGTGGCGTTCTGTGGTAGGTTCAGTATTAAATACAcaacttaaatttaaatgtataaacaacagcAAATCATTGTTTTTAGTATTTCATATCCCTGTTGTGCTGCAAAAATAATTTTCGctctttttgttttgatttacagCAATGTATCTGAAAAACATTGTAATACTGTTTATCCTTATGTAAGCAtacaatttcatttttgggttggGACGGGATGTATAATTTGCCAATGGAGTAGGAAAAATATTTATAGCCctattctatattttttaatgtctCTATTTTTCCCTTTTATTTTCTTCTCACATAAATATATCTTATTTCAAGGATGTTCAGATTTAAAGAATCCGACTGTATTAAAAAATactatgaaaatgtttatttttattagtattcgTAGTACGGTTATAGTCTCAAGCAGCATACATCaacagaaagaaaatgaaatgtcGACtgcattaaaatgaatgaataaaatttgGGGCAAAGCCTTTTATAACTGTTCTTGGTTGTTTAAAGGCCTTCTTAAATTGCCCAATGCAAAATTTGCCAGATCACAGCTGGACAGACCACACATAATCACATTACAAGGAAATATTCACAATTTAGCAACGTTAGTCTATCTAGATCCCAACATTTGTGTCCTAGTTACAGTCCAGTTATAATGGAATGTCAACAGTAATTGAGCGAGAATTTTTTCTCCAGCAGGAAATATAGGACAGGTTTCCAGTTGGTGGTGATCGAGCCTGCATTTCTTTGAAGTGCACGCTTACAATACGACTGGAGTTGCCAGGTGTACCGCAATTAAACTGAAAGAGGAAACAATTTTCCTGCAGTGAATAAAGAGAAGTGGGTGTTTCCAGGGCTAGGAAGAGTTTAGAAGAACGTAATGTACCTTTTTGCTGTTATGCCCATGAGACTTGACTGAAAAATCGGCGGTTGAGTGTAAAATCTTCCGAATCTGTTCTGTGGTTTTAAGGAAATTCGACAGGTAGTATGGAAATAGTATAAAGGATGAAAGCAGCTTACAGGTGTTCCTTGACGTTACTGGCATTTTTGTGTATCTTAAAAGGTAAGCTTTTAACCTTCATATTCAAATTCATAGTTAAAGCAGCTGCACTTTCAAAAGCACTTAAGATAGATGATTATTTTCATGCCATAGCCTAAATAATGTTTTAGTATCGTAAACATTCACATTTCCTTTTAATGTGGTCGTGTTATGGTTTCcggtttattttaatattttgtaaaaaaaaaaaaaaaaaaaatacgtgtTTCTCGGCGTAAGCACGAGATTTCAAGTCACTTCAAGGGCTCGATAAATAATAAGACCGTTTGTAAAAAGTCCAAAACTAAAAACCCTCAACTCGCTTGTTTTATTCTCATTTCAGTATGTGAACTGTGCTCATCTGTTCGAGCGAGTCGTGCTACAAAGTTTGTGGCGGAGGGCCGCAGTCTCCAGTTGAGCTGTGAAGTGCAACACTGTGGGATTGCTGGCTGGGCTGGAGGATGGGTTTTCCAGAAATTGGAAACAGTAGGATTTACTTCCCTCATTCCATCTGAACGAATCAAGATGTCCAGTACCAGCTCAACAGCCGATAGCACACAACTATTACTCCACATTCACAACATCAACCAGTCAGATACTGGAGCGTACAAGTGCTTGATATCCTGGCCTCAGAATTTCACTAGCAGTGGACATGTGACATATGTTAATGTGACTGCAGGTATATACATATGCATGCTGTTGGTTTGAAATGATTAACATTTTTGGTTTCATTATTTGCTAAAATGACAAACTATCTTTATTTTTGGCCAGCAGCAGCAGACTCATCAGGCAGAAGCCTCTCTCATAGAGTCCTGCTTTGTTTTGCTGCCTTCATATGTTTTCCTGTTGTTTTGGGGTTTGTTTGGTGTCTCACCCGGGATCATCATCCACCACCACCCCCTGTCCCGCCTCGCCCCTGCACGTCCTGTAAGATTCCACTCCATATTCTGCAAATATGTCATACAGTACATCAATCAACTTACTATTTTTTTAAAACCTTAAATAAGGTTAAGGttgataaatgttatttaaatgtatacatttaaattaatatgttgaagttaaaataataaatataatttatgtgtaatgttttatttaatctaaaatttaaatgttaaaaatataaaattcagatttttatttttttctattctagtTGCAGCTAGAGAGAAACCAAAAAAGGAAGTAAGTATCTTAGTACATTGTGTGTTTTGATAAGAATCTGATTTGtttaatctgtcaatatgatcAATTTCTTTACTTGTCATTATTTGTGTAGTTGGTGTATGCAGAAGTTGCAGTGAACAGTTCAAGGCGGCAGAATGATCATCCAAAACAAGCGTCTGAGCCAACTGTCTATTCCTCTGTGCGTTTCTCCTGAACACAAAGACATCTTGCATTTCTATCTCTCACATAGCTGTGGGTTATTTTCAATACCAGAGAAAACATGACTGTAAACATAGTGGCAGGACAGTTGCAAAGTTAGACAACAAGATTGAAAAGATATCAACTTGACTTTGAAATGTGAATGCTAGCAATTTTACACTTTGGTTTAATATACAGTAGTTGTAAAGCCATATTAAATGTTGTTGTTCTTCCAGATATGTCTGTAGAATGTGcattttgtatataaaatgtgtggttgtacctaaaaaaaaaaagacatatctAAGGAAATTGCATTGGACTTATATTTCAAAAAGACAGGTATTtgacacaaaatacattttattttttataataaattcttAATGGCACATGCCATAACCAAaccaaatatacatatacataatcttttaaattattttcatttgactctctgtgtattttttttgtttacgtaACATCAACgatttttaaaagcaataaattATGTCAGTACAAACATATATGCCAACACATTTGTCACTATTGTACAAGAATGTTTAATGCACTCTCTGCAGTTTAATGCCCTCACTAATGAGTATGACTGAAAACTAACAACTGAATCATGAGGAATGAGGAGAGAcacatatgtaaataaataacacatttcaaAAGAAAATCCTTCAAAAAAAATTCTGCCAGCCATAATTGAATAACAAAGCATTTACAAAAAAGGACCTTTTTGTACATCCACAAGTCTGAAAGTAAGAAAAACCATGTTTATGTGTCTGTGCTTTCTCAAGAGTGTTTTCTGAGCTCAAAATGAAATTTAGTGAAGTgtatcatttcattttttaaattgtgcAAATATATCCGTTTAATAAAATTAGTGTTGAACAAATATACTTAAgtctttattcagagaaataatatATGCTGAAATGAATagattttacttaaaaaatataataaaatgtttcttcgCCATTCATGAAATATCATGTTTTTGTTAAAACCTTTCCCCTTTACCACAAATAAACCATGTCAATCTTTGGTTACCCTCAGGAAAGATAAATTTGACCTTTTCACATCACTCAAAAATAACTCAGTCCTCAGCAGAGCATAGTTCTCTACAGTATTTTAAGGCTTACACTGATGAGCATTGTTTTTCAAGTCTCAAAATGACCCATAATCTCTGTAAAAGACTCCGCACAGTACAGATGCTTATAATGCTATTTTGTAGTCCGTATCTCTTGTAACATTACTGACTGAGAACTCTTCAAGTAGAAAGCAGAAAGCAATTGCAGTTAGGCAAGGATAGTTTTCAACACTTGTTTGAGcactacatttaaaatgttggAAAAACAGAGACATTTGTTGCTTTTTCTACTAAGACTGGTGTTCATTTCTGTCCTCTGaaacatttttgtgtgtttggAGGATCAGTTCTTACAATAGTGTTCAATTGTGTATTATGTTGAAGAGTGACGACAACTGCTGCATTAGCAAGAGAAAAGGGTCCCTTTTTCTTCCAATCTATAAAAATCCATTCAAAGTCACTGCCTAGAAAGACAAAGAACAGACACACTGGgtaaatataaaaacagatatatttatattttacatttaattttaattaattttgttcagtacatTTTTTAtgagcttttgtcattttatttgcttttaaatgggtcatatgatgctgccaaaataacattattttgtgtatttggtgtaatgcaatgtttatgcggtttaaggttaaaaaaaacacttacaataATTTAATTAGTGGATTAGTTATGGAGATGCAACCCGTTTCAAATGTTTCAGCTCGATCTGGCCACGGGCATGGCGccggcggcaacagcgagaataaaaggtacaccttctttctttgcgtgaacactTGGGCaccgttatgcaaatcttcccacatagagacgtagacatgtgggggcatgtttaaacgagccattttaggggggtgtggacatccctaaacttttataaagaatatctctttggatttcagactttagtctttgcaactttacaaatcttctttatgcaccaagagcttgtaacacttcaaagagaaaggaaaacttgaaaaagcatcatatgacccctttattatttctatataggtttatttttatttttaataaatataaaaaaaacatatgcctatatatatattattttttgttctaGTCATTTTAATACTCAAACTTGTTTCAGTTACTTACCACAACAACATTTCTTAATTTGCAAGTTTATGCGTTTCatttattatgattaataataatgattaataatgttttattttagctttatttaaattaacaaaaactattttgtaatggttttagttaacagtaacaacacagatgaaaatccCTTGTGATTTCTTAAAAAAGGTAGTTAATTTAGCACCTTTGAACATTCCTTTATTAGCATTAAAAGAGACTAAACTGGAAATGATGACTCATTTCTAGGCTATATAATTAAAAGGTGATAAAATAAGTACTAAGAAAAACTTTAGATTGATATTTTATGCACGTTTGTATTTCAAGATGCATCAACGTAGCTTAAAGATACAGTACAGTAATATGCAAAGTACCTTTTGTCCATGCAGTGGCTTCTGGTCTGACCTAATGACCCTGAAAGAAAGGAGAATGATTAATCTTAGTGAATAAATTCCAATCTCATTATTCAGTTTACAAATGAAATCAAATGTACTGTTACAAACTTATGATAACAAGTGTGACACTTTTAAAACAAGAGTAACATACACACTTTTATCATTCCAACATCGCCATTGTTGAATATCTGATCTACTATAAATCACTGACTCTGAAACTGATTTCATAATACGCCCAGTCAATATTAAAGGTTATTTGAGGACACAGTACTTACAGTGGAGTGACTCAGTTTGTCAAAGCGGAATTTCAAGTTTGACTTTGGTGAAGTTTTGCTCTTTCCATCTAAGAAAAACTTTGTTATTGTTTGTGCCAAGTGCAAGCATATGTGTGTTCATGCAAGTATACTCATGTTTATGCACATCTCATAGCCACAAATATGTGGACACCACTTTTAACTGATGAGTCAGACTATTTTAATAGCGAGACTATTTCAACTATTACCAATTTCCTATTAATGGATTTTCAGGGGTTCAATTACTTTTAGCCAAATActtgtttattttagttaacattttaacaacatgatgttcaacatttctaattttcaataacagttcattcaaaaataacaatttgctgaaaattttgtCACCCTCAGTCCATCCATTTGTTTCTCCATCtgaagagatttggagaaatttagcattactcatcaatgaatcctctgcagtgaatgggtgccgtcagaacaagagtccaaacagcaaataaaaacatcacaataatccacaagtgtcttgtgaaacaaaaagctgcatgtttgtaagaaacaaatccatcatcacatttttaaattCAAGCCATTGCTTCCGTTATAtccataatattattatatattataatattcagTAAAAAAGTTTTCACATCTGAATCAGTAGAGAaacatgcacagatcaagcaccatttacaagcaaaaacagttctaaacaaatatgctggtgatcaagtgatgTAGTGCTAAATGTCTCTAAATCTATTCCAatgtagaaacaaactcatttatacATCTAtatgtgagtacattttcagcaatttttcattattaaattttttccatatttttttatttcagctttattgcaATTACAGAAAACAGTGTTCTAAAGAGCTAAAGATGAAATAGTTCCTATCCTGTTCCAACTATTACCAATTGTTTATTAATGAAATATGTTCAACAAGCACATGTTAGTGGTTTTCGGGTGTACACTTACTTTAGGCTGAGCAGTGTATGATTGCTTCAGGTTATTTTTATTGTGTATGATTGCTTATTTCACCTGTGGGACTGCGGCACATGAtcagcggcgttccagagttctGGCTTTCCGCACCGAGAGATGGACTGTACACAGATGAAGCCGTGAACGAGTGACTGCTCTAcaggacacaacacacacaccagatgACAGACTGAGTAATCTGCAGAGGTAATGATAATGAAAGTCAAAGTCATtattaaagtgcacacacacagcgcacccagggagcaactgggggttctgagagtgctgttcatttactacccccacctacaactcaggcactgagactcgaacctgcaaccttcgggttacaagtccaactctctaatcattaggccaTAGCTGCCCCAGCTGTAATACTAGTACCATTGCTATAGATTGTCCTAGAACTAGCTGTACAGCAATAATTAGGCATATGGACAAACGTCAGGCATAGTGAATCAATGCAAAGAGCCATTTAGTGTGCGATGGTTATCTGTAAATCAGCTGTGTATAGAAGGTTTCTAAAGCATAATTGGATTGTTTTCTTTGTGAGCTTATCTGAGGTGATTATTTACAGGAgctttgcaagaaaaaaaaaatcacacttcaaaaattattttcttaatcaTCTTAATCATTTTGTCTTGCTTTCCAATTTCAAGTTTGACCTTGGTGAAGTTTTTCTATCATATCatgataaatacataaatgtataaatattaaaagtACTATGTATCCATCATAAGATCAAATgcagttttgcttctcaagtTCTCAAGTACTCAAGGTTTAAGAATGCTGAGATAATATATACTGTTACTGaaatactgttgttgtttttttgcagtgcatctCTTGAATCTCAACAGAActcttctgtctgtgtgtgtaagtgtgtgtcacCATTTCCAGCTCCTCCAGTCCGTCTCCCTCCCCTGCTGTGCTGCTGAAGCTGCTGGTGCTGGAGGAAGATCGGGAGATATTAGCTCTGCCGCTACACTCTTTCAGCTTCAAAAATGGCCTGCGGGACCAAACCAACGGGACAGAGATTACACAACAGAAATCCACAGTTTTTTGTTTACTGAAGAACTATGAAGGAGAAAGAAATACCCTTTCACATACATTTCTAAAATTGAAGGTGCtggaaaagtatttaaaatggcGCCGACTAAATAGCTGATTCATCAGATGTCAAAACACTCCGACACTGCACTCCCTGAGGAACTGGAACTGAGAAACCGCAATCAAACCCACCTTTCTTTGCTCGGGCAGATCTCTGGTGAACTCGGATTGGATGTCGTCTCTGACCTCACATCCTGCGAGTGAGGTAACACTTCTGTTTTTTGGTCACTACTAAAACACAGAATACTGTTTATGTAGTGCATTTCTGAAATACTAATgcacaaaaaatgtatatacatgcatacagacaaacacaacattgctgaattttcagcagtcattactccattcttcagtgtcacatgatccttcataaatcattataatacactgatttggtgctcaattattattTGTACTCGATTTTTGCTCTTGCTTTATAAAAGTATGAATTAATATTGCATAAATCATGCATACccagactcaaaaaaaaaaatggtagtgTATCTgttttcagacacacacacacacacacacacacacaccacaaaaaaatgttaagcagaaAAACTttacagcattgataataataagaaatatttctcgATCAACAaatcatattatcatgatttctgaatgatcttgtgacactgaagattggagtaatgtaTATAATTCTATGTATATTTGTTAACCTGCGAGATGGATGTTTCTCAGTTGGACTGTCTGTGCTGGAGTGCAGTCTGGGGAACAGACCAGAGCGCCGCTTTACTGGACTCTTTAATGGAGATTTTGCAGATAGCGCTGGAGgctgacaaacacaaacacacaaagctcAGCTCATGCACTGCTGCATAATACTAAATGACTTCAGCAAGTGTATACACTGGATGAAATAAGAAtttaatctgaataaataaaaataatggaagTACAGTGAAGGTGCTCTTGGTGCACTCCATGCTGTTCTGCTGGAGTCCTCCACCGCTCACACTGGACGGGACGCCTGCCGCCACTCCAGGACTCTTGTGTTTATGAGACACCATCGTCTCCATAGAGTGGCTCCTCACACGCATGGCCCTCTGACAGAAACAGAGGAAGAGGGTTAGAGAGGAACAAAAAATGCAAAACTGTACTAAGCATgagtacaaatacatttttattggcaaataaagagaaataagaaCGTATGTTACAATCAGTTTAAGGTTTATATGTGAATTATTTATATTAGCTGGTTAATTATTTATcttaaattacttattttatatatatataagacccaAAACTACCCATAATAATGATGGAGTTCgaaaaatgcatttgtgttaCCATGAAAAACCGCTAGGTGGCGCTACACACCAGCTTTATACTAAAGACAAAGGTCAAACAAGGGTTAGAAAACACTATTCCattcaactttatttttattgagttacttctatatttattttttgcgtcACATATACGTGAAggtatattttttgcttttaaatgtacAACTTTGtcacttgaaaaaaaattaaaatgcaaagagCAACATCATTTAGAAAAATCTATAGTTCTCTGGGTTTTTAAGTGGTCAAGGGCAGGACATCTTACCTTAAAAGACTCCAGCAGCCCTCCATGAGCCCCATTTTCTAGCTTTTCTTCATCTGTAGTTGATCCCAGTCCTACTGTGGCCTGTGTCTGTCTGTGCAGTTCATCGTGAAGGTTATCCAACAGTGCTGCCCGTGTCCTCtcctatctcacacacacacacacacacacacacacacacacacacgcacgcacgcacgcacgcacgcacacacacacgcacgcacgcacgcacgcacgcacgcacgcacgcacgcacgcacgcacgcacgcacacacacacacacacacacagtacaacaGATTATGATGCAGAGAGGCTAATTAAAGCaatggttcaccccaaaatgaaaactcattaataaataatgacaaaattttaatatttttggtgaTTATTCCTTCAAATGTATTGTTTATAGTGAATTGTGGATgtctggatcttttttttttctcacctctaGCTTGGCGAACTTGTCTGACTTGTAGCATGCATTTTCTGCGTTGATCAACTTTGTCAGGAGAAACTCTCGGAACTCGGGACCCTGGGAAAGAGTTGATGTCCATCATCTTATGATAAAAATCATCATCTCCTTCAATATTTAACAGAAGCAGTCTTCTATATTACCTTCTTAAAAACCGCAGGGTTTGGAAGAGGGGGGCCGAATGGAGGGACATCCTCTCTGGCTGTGACGGACACCTGTGGACACCGATCGATACCTCAGATCAGTGGGATTGATGGGTATCTGGAGGAATTCAGCGAGGTGTTTGACAAACCTTGTACGTGGTGTGATCAGTGCAGGGGTTTTCCGCCTGCACTAACACGTAGGCATGAAGGAAATTGGATGCGATCATATCAGGAACGAATGGTGTGGGCTCTTCCTGGAAGACGGCTGCAACAATGTCATTGCCAATATGTCTCTTTCTCTGGAGCTGAGAGAATATGACACAGaggaaaatatttataaatattttaaatgtaatggatTGTGTATTTGCCAACACAATTTTTAGTCAAGATAAACATACAgggattatatttaaatatagtttattatatttcattaagTAAATTTCtccctaatttttattttatctccaTAAAAGGGATAGGGttaacaaaataacaataaaataaataaataaataaattgtggtaGTATCTAACttaattctttgattaataaaaatgtataaataaacaacACTGTATTAAGAATTGCAGTCAGTAAAATTTGATATATGTTCTTTTAGTCTATTACAGCAATTTAGATTTTGTACATTTCTACTTATTTTTCACTTCATCTCCTCAACTTTCATTATTAATCTCTTTACCATAAGGGTTAGGgttaacacaaataaataaacaaacaaacagataaataatGGTAGAATCttaaattatttgattaataaaaatgtatcaaagaaTTGATTaataacaaatgtatttataatttttttttgtccgtTACAGCAATTTAGATTGTCCTTACATGTGCTTAACTGTGAAGACAATATTCTTTTTCATGTTGATTTGAgagataaatattaatacaaactgagtataaaaagacaaaaacaaaaatgtaataaataactacaaaatatttaaataatatatattaatttgcttTAAACGTTTaagtaaaaattttatatttaaaaaaataattgtaattattaaacattaaaaagggaACCCACCTGCTGAATATCTCCTTCTGTAAAGGGGAGTTTTGTGGAAACGTGAAACATGATTTCTCTCTGACAGAACGTTGTGTAGATAGACTCTGATCCAGTCTGCCCATGAGACACATCCAGACCGCCTCTAAACCTGAGCAgcacaatatcacacacacaccagtcaaATCAGAAGCAATCTGATTACCATGAGCAGACCTCCAGTCAAAATCACACAatgagtaaattaaataaattattcacaAATGAACTCtttgaatatagtttaatatTAAAACCGCTTTTTATGAGTGCACAGGTGAACCTTGGCAGCAGTTTTCAGAGCTTAATCTCCATCTCTCACCCTTTAAAATCCTGCAGTTCAATATTGTCTCCTAAAACAGTGAGGAAT contains the following coding sequences:
- the si:dkey-52l18.4 gene encoding uncharacterized protein si:dkey-52l18.4, whose product is MKAAYRCSLTLLAFLCILKVCELCSSVRASRATKFVAEGRSLQLSCEVQHCGIAGWAGGWVFQKLETVGFTSLIPSERIKMSSTSSTADSTQLLLHIHNINQSDTGAYKCLISWPQNFTSSGHVTYVNVTAAAADSSGRSLSHRVLLCFAAFICFPVVLGFVWCLTRDHHPPPPPVPPRPCTSCKIPLHILQICHTLVYAEVAVNSSRRQNDHPKQASEPTVYSSVRFS